GTGATGGATGCGACGGAGGACGAGAAGCGCCTGGTCGCTGGCAGACAGTACGTCATGATCCTCCGCGAACGGCCCCAGGGCACCCAGGTGTTTCTGCGAGCACGCGCCCTCCGAGAGGGGGAGGCATCGCTCGTCCTGGCCACGTCAGATCGCCTCTACCGTCCAGACGAGGTCAGGATCGTCGGTCGCATCGTGTTCGAGGGGCAACTGCTGTGACCGAGACCCGCAAGGTCAGAAAGAAGAGCGCCCGGGAACGCGGGAAGCGGGGCCAGCCCTCGATCGTGCAACGTCAGGATGGACGCTGGAGCGTCACGGCAGAGATGCCCCGGGGCGCGGACGGTCGACGACATCGATATCAGGGGACGTTCCCGACCTACGACGCAGCTCTGGAAGCGGCCCGGAAGATCGACTACAACGCGTCTCAGCAACTCTCCAGCGCAGATCGCGACCTCACCGTTGGCCAGCTCCTCCAACGCTGGCAGGCCAGTCAGCCAGCCGGCCGGCACAGTACGGTGGAAAACAGGACCTGGTTGGTAAGCAAGATCAGCGCCAGGCTCGGGACCCGAAGGGTTCAGCAGCTGACGGCCCAGGACATCCAGGCTTTTCTGACAGCCCTGGAACGGGAGGGCAAGGCGGCCAGTACGTGCAACAAGTGCAGGCAGCGCCTGCAAGTGGCGCTGGACGATGCGGTAGACGCGGGCATCATCGCCAGTAACCCAGCCAAACGGGTCAGGGCAGCGCGAGGCACGACTAAGGTTCGCGAGGAGGCATGGACGCCCGACCAGGTCAAGGCGATCCTCCGTTCGGCTCAGCAGTCGCGGTTGTATCCGCTGTTCGTGCTGGCGTTCATGACAGGAGCGCGGCTCGGTGAGCTGGTCGGGGCGCGTCCGCAGGACTACGATCCCGCCACTGGCACCCTCCACATCACCGGGACGGCCCAGAAACACGGGGCACGGGGGGAGCCAAAGACAGAGGCTGCCAAACGCCGCCTGCCCCTCCCGCCGGAGGCCCGTGCCCTGATGGAACAGCATCTCAAGGGTTCGGCTCGGTTAAAGGAGGAGGCTGGTGAGGCCTGGGGCCGGCGCAAGACAACGTCGGAGAGCACCCGCGCGAAACAGCGGGAGGCGGCGCGACGGCGCGGAGGGAGCACCCTCCCGGAGGGTTCGATCCCGCCCTCCCCTCCCGCAGGTCAGTACGAGGCGCTGTTTCCAACAACACACGGCACGCCCTGGAGCCTGCGGAACGTCCGGCGCGAGTGGGCAACGGTCCTGGAGCGTGCGGGCCTCCCGCACCGGCGTTTCCACTCGATCCGATCGGGTTTCGCCACTGCGGCGTTGCAAAACGGAGTGGGGATCAAAGATCTCCAAGACGCGATGGGTCACACATCCCCGCTGATGTCGCTCAGGTACGCCCAGAGCGTGAGTGGCAGCGAAGCGCGTGTCGTGCACGTGGTAGCGCGCCATCTGGGTCTGGCCACCCTGGACAACGTGCCGACCCAGGAGGAGGCGGAGCCGAAAACCGCATAAGCGGGCGCATAACAGCCTTTAGTCTGTCACTTGTCTGTCAAACCTATCTCAGGGCTTGCAAGACAAAAAGCAGGAACGCCGTCGTAGACGGCGTTCCTCTTGGTGGGCGGTGAGGGACTTGAACCCCCGACCCGTCGCGTGTAAAGCGAAAGCTCTACCGCTGAGCTAACCGCCCCACCCTGCCCGGCCGGGCAGCCCGCCCATGCTAGTCGGGGTGGGGCAGGCGGGTCAAGCCGCGCGGCCCCCGCGTCCGGCGGGAGGTCAGGCCGGGTCAAGCGGGAACTGTACCCCGCCCAGCCGCAGGTTGAGGTCGGCGGCCAGCGCGAGCAGGCGGCCGTCACCGGCGGCGGGGCCGGTGAGCACCACGCCCATCGGCGCCCCCTCGTGCAGCCCGGTGGGCACCGTCACGCTGGGATACCCCGCCTTGGCCCCCACCGCGTAGCCGTGCAGGCCGGGCCACAACAGAGCGTCGAGGCCCTGGGCGAAGAGGGGATCGAGGCCGCGCGTGCGGGTCTGGTCGAGGTCGCGGGCGCGGGCCTCGCGGTAGGCGCGCTCCGAGAGGTCGCCGCGCGTGCCCTGGGCGGCGTACAGCAGCGTCTGGCCGTAACGCTGGAGCCGCTCGGGGTCGGCGTCCCCGGCTTCGATGACTTCGGCAAGGCTGTGCGGGCCGTCTTGCACCCCCGCGAGGTAGGCGTTCAGGTCGCGTTTGAACTCGTAGACCAGCACCTCCATGCGCCAGCCGCTGAGTTCGGCGGCGCTGGGCAGGGTCACGTCTTGCAGGGTGGCGCCCGCCTCCACCAGCGCGGCCTCGGCGCGGGCCAGCCCGGCCCGCTCGGCCTCGCTGACCGGGGCGCCGGGGGGGTCGCGCAGCACGCCGACCACGCTGCCCGACAAGGCCCCGGCGGGCAGCGACAGGTCGGGCACCGGAAAGCGGCGGGTCGCCTCATCGGCGTCGTCCGGCCCGGCCATGACCCCCAGCAGCAGGGCGGCGTCGCGCACGCTGCGGGTGATCGGCCCGGCGGTGTCCTGGCTGTGGCTGATGGGCACCACCCCGGTGCGCGGAATCAGGCCCACGGTGGGCTTGAGGCCGATCACGCCCTGCTGCTGCGCCGGGCTGAGAATCGAGCCGCTGGTCTCGGTGCCGACCGCCGCCACGCACAGCCGCGCCGCGACCGCCACGCCGCTCCCGCTCGACGACCCGCCCGTGTCGATGCCCTCCCCCCAGGGATTGACCGTCTGGCCGCCCGCGCCCGAGTACCCGTTGGGCATCCCCAGCGTCATGAAGTTGGCCCACTCGGTCAGGTTGGCCTTGCCCAGAATCACCGCGCCCGCCGCGCGCAGCCGGGCCACCAGCGGCGCGTCCACCTCCGGCACGTGCCGGGTCATCAGCAGGCTTCCGGCGGTAGTGGGCAGCCCCGCCACGTCGATGTTGTCCTTGATCAGCAGGGGCAGTCCGTGCAGCGGGCCGCGCCGCTCGGGAGGCAGGGTGTCGAGCCGCTCCGCGTCGGCCTCGGCGGCCCCGTTGACGGTGATGACGGCGCGCAGCCTGGGATTGTGCGCCCTCAGGCGCGTGAGGTAGGTGCGGGTGACTTCCAGCGCGGTCAGGTCGCCCCGGCGCGTGGCGGCGCTCAGCGAGGCGGCGTCGAGGTCGAGCACGGGATCGGGGCTGTGAGGGGACACGCCGCCGAGTCTACCGCTCGTCTACCCCGCCTGGGCGCCGCCTGGGACGCCGTGCGCTAGCCTTCCCCCCATGAGCGAGGACGC
The sequence above is a segment of the Deinococcus budaensis genome. Coding sequences within it:
- a CDS encoding amidase family protein, translated to MSPHSPDPVLDLDAASLSAATRRGDLTALEVTRTYLTRLRAHNPRLRAVITVNGAAEADAERLDTLPPERRGPLHGLPLLIKDNIDVAGLPTTAGSLLMTRHVPEVDAPLVARLRAAGAVILGKANLTEWANFMTLGMPNGYSGAGGQTVNPWGEGIDTGGSSSGSGVAVAARLCVAAVGTETSGSILSPAQQQGVIGLKPTVGLIPRTGVVPISHSQDTAGPITRSVRDAALLLGVMAGPDDADEATRRFPVPDLSLPAGALSGSVVGVLRDPPGAPVSEAERAGLARAEAALVEAGATLQDVTLPSAAELSGWRMEVLVYEFKRDLNAYLAGVQDGPHSLAEVIEAGDADPERLQRYGQTLLYAAQGTRGDLSERAYREARARDLDQTRTRGLDPLFAQGLDALLWPGLHGYAVGAKAGYPSVTVPTGLHEGAPMGVVLTGPAAGDGRLLALAADLNLRLGGVQFPLDPA
- a CDS encoding tyrosine-type recombinase/integrase, whose product is MTETRKVRKKSARERGKRGQPSIVQRQDGRWSVTAEMPRGADGRRHRYQGTFPTYDAALEAARKIDYNASQQLSSADRDLTVGQLLQRWQASQPAGRHSTVENRTWLVSKISARLGTRRVQQLTAQDIQAFLTALEREGKAASTCNKCRQRLQVALDDAVDAGIIASNPAKRVRAARGTTKVREEAWTPDQVKAILRSAQQSRLYPLFVLAFMTGARLGELVGARPQDYDPATGTLHITGTAQKHGARGEPKTEAAKRRLPLPPEARALMEQHLKGSARLKEEAGEAWGRRKTTSESTRAKQREAARRRGGSTLPEGSIPPSPPAGQYEALFPTTHGTPWSLRNVRREWATVLERAGLPHRRFHSIRSGFATAALQNGVGIKDLQDAMGHTSPLMSLRYAQSVSGSEARVVHVVARHLGLATLDNVPTQEEAEPKTA